The Elephas maximus indicus isolate mEleMax1 chromosome 15, mEleMax1 primary haplotype, whole genome shotgun sequence DNA window CTCCGCCCAAGGGGAAGTGGTACCGGACGCACCGCAAAGCATCCTAGGAAATGTGGTGTCTTAGGATGTCTTACTTGGGCCCCAGAGTGGGGAAGATGACAAAAAAAAGATGCAGTTAAAACTACAACTTCCGGCAGGCTACGCGAATCACCGCTCTCCTTTCTGCCccctttccttttgccttcctcttcctcctctctgcCGGCGCTGCGCCGCTTGGCCTCACGGTATTTGTAGTTTCTTCTGGGTCCAGGATTGCAGCATTTAATAGCCAGGAGAGGGGCAGGAAGACTCTAATTCCCAGAGGGCAGCCCGGAAGCTGCGCCTGCGCACTTTGCGTGAGGgcgtgtatgtctgtgtgtctgaGGGAGAGAGAGCGAGAGTGAGTGAGTGTGAGTGCGGGTTGGGGTGGTGGCCGTTACGTTCGGGGCAACGGCTACAGCAGTGAAGAAGTAAGAAGAGAAACAACGTCGGGCGCTTCCGCTTTTGcttaggagaaggaggaggagctgGTAGGGAAAGGAGAGTGATTCGTCCTGGGCCTGGACTAGACCGAGTCGGGCCGGTGGGTGTCTGTGCTATGAGCCTTTGAGGGTCGCTTGGGACGCGGAGCGAGACACGACAGCCGAGAGCTATGTCTCagccgccgccgcctcctccgCTACCGCCGCCGCCTCCTCCCCCGGAGGCTCCGCAGACTCCGCCGCctctggcggcggcggcggctgctcCGGGGGGGCTCTCGAAGCGGAGAGACCGGAGAATCCTCTCCGGGAGCTGCCCGGATCCAAAGTGCCAGGCGCGTCTGTTCTTCCCGGCCTCCGGTTCAGTCAGCATCGAGTGCACCGAGTGCGGACAGCGGCACGAGCAGCAACAGCTGCTGGGGGTGGAAGAGGTGACTGACCCGGACGTAGTGCTACACAATCTGCTGCGGAACGCGCTGCTAGGGGTGACAGGGGCACCCAAGAAGAACACGGAACTGGTAAAGGTGATGGGCCTTTCCAACTACCACTGCAAATTGCTGTCGCCCATATTAGCTCGCTATGGAATGGACAAACAGACAGGCCGGGCTAAGCTGCTCCGGGACATGAACCAGGGTGAACTGTTCGATTGCGCTTTACTGGGTGACCGCGCCTTCCTTATCGAGCCGGAGCATGTTAACACGGTGGGCTATGGCAAAGACCGCTCTGGAAGCCTCCTGTATTTGCATGACACTCTTGAAGACATCAAACGGGCCAATAAAAGTCAGGAATGTCTCATTCCAGTGCATGTGGACGGGGATGGACACTGCCTGGTGCATGCTGTGTCCCGGGCTCTAGTAGGCAGGGAGCTCTTCTGGCATGCCTTGAGAGAGAATCTTAAACAGCACTTTCAGCAGCACCTGGCCCAATATCAAGCCCTGTTCCATGATTTCATCGATGCCGCTGAGTGGGAGGACATTATCAATGAGTGTGACCCTCTGTTTGTACCACCTGAGGGCGTTCCCTTGGGGCTGAGGAACATCCACATCTTTGGCCTTGCCAATGTGTTACATCGTCCTATTATTCTGTTAGATTCTCTCAGTGGCATGAGAAGCTCTGGTGATTATTCAGCCACCTTTCTGCCTGGGCTCATCCCTGCAGAGAAGTGCACTGGAAAAGATGGTCATTTGAACAAACCAATCTGCATTGCATGGAGTAGCTCTGGTAGAAACCATTATATCCCCTTGGTAGGCATAAAAGGGGCTGCTTTACCCAAACTGCCCATGAATTTGCTTCCTAAAGCATGGGGTGTGCCTCAGGACCTTATTAAAAAGTACATCAAACTTGAGGATGATGGCGGTTGTGTTATTGGAGGTGACAGAAGTTTGCAGGATAAATACCTACTTAGGCTTGTGGCTGCTATGGAAGAAGTCTTTATGGACAAACATGGTATCCATCCTAGTTTGGTTGCTGATGTCCATCAGTATTTCTACAGGAGGACTGGGGTGATAGGAGTTCAGCCTGAAGAAGTCACAGCAGCTGCTAAAAAAGCAGTAATGGATAATCGTCTTCACAAATGTTTGCTCTGTGGTGCCCTTTCTGAACTTCATGTTCCTCCAGAGTGGTTGGCTCCAGGAGGGAAATTGTATAACCTGGCAAAAAGTACTCATGGACAGCTGAGGCCTGACAAAAATTATAGCTTTCCCTTGAACAATTTGGTTTGCTCATATGATTCGGTGAAAGACGTTTTGGTACCAGACTATGGATTGAGTAACCTAACGGCATGTAATTGGTGCCATGGCACATCTGTGCGAAGGGTCAGAGGAGATGGGTCTATTGTGTATTTGGATGGGGACAGAACTAATTCTAGGTCCACTGGTGGCAAATGTGGTTGTGGATTCAAACACTTTTGGGATGGTAAAGAGTATGACAATCTGCCGGAAGCTTTTCCTATTACTTTGGAATGGGGTGGAAGAGTGGTCAGAGAAACAGTATACTGGTTCCAGTATGAAAGTGATTCCTCTTTGAATAGTAATGTTTATGATGTTGCAATGAAACTTGTTACCAAGCACTTTCCTGGTGAATTCGGGAGTGAAATCCTAGTTCAGAAAGTTGTCAATACTATATTGCATCAGACTGCCAAAAAGAATCCTGATGATTATACTCCTGTAAATATAGATGGTGCTCATGCCCAAAGAGTTGGAGACGTACAAGGACAAGAGTCAGAGCCTCAGCTCCCAACTAAAATTATTCTTACtggacagaaaacaaaaactttgcACAAAGAGGAGCTAAATATGAGTAAAACTGAAAGAACTATTCAACAGAATATTACGGAACAGGCTTCTGTAATGCAGAAACGGAAAACAGAGAAGTTAAAACAAGAACAGAAAGGACAGCCCAGGACTGTTTCTCCCAGTGCCATTCGTGATGGTCCATCCTCTGCACCTGCTACACCTACCAAGGCTCCCTATTCACCAACAACTTCTAAGGAGAAGAAAATCCGAATAACAACTAATGATGGACGACAGTCCATGG harbors:
- the VCPIP1 gene encoding deubiquitinating protein VCPIP1, with protein sequence MSQPPPPPPLPPPPPPPEAPQTPPPLAAAAAAPGGLSKRRDRRILSGSCPDPKCQARLFFPASGSVSIECTECGQRHEQQQLLGVEEVTDPDVVLHNLLRNALLGVTGAPKKNTELVKVMGLSNYHCKLLSPILARYGMDKQTGRAKLLRDMNQGELFDCALLGDRAFLIEPEHVNTVGYGKDRSGSLLYLHDTLEDIKRANKSQECLIPVHVDGDGHCLVHAVSRALVGRELFWHALRENLKQHFQQHLAQYQALFHDFIDAAEWEDIINECDPLFVPPEGVPLGLRNIHIFGLANVLHRPIILLDSLSGMRSSGDYSATFLPGLIPAEKCTGKDGHLNKPICIAWSSSGRNHYIPLVGIKGAALPKLPMNLLPKAWGVPQDLIKKYIKLEDDGGCVIGGDRSLQDKYLLRLVAAMEEVFMDKHGIHPSLVADVHQYFYRRTGVIGVQPEEVTAAAKKAVMDNRLHKCLLCGALSELHVPPEWLAPGGKLYNLAKSTHGQLRPDKNYSFPLNNLVCSYDSVKDVLVPDYGLSNLTACNWCHGTSVRRVRGDGSIVYLDGDRTNSRSTGGKCGCGFKHFWDGKEYDNLPEAFPITLEWGGRVVRETVYWFQYESDSSLNSNVYDVAMKLVTKHFPGEFGSEILVQKVVNTILHQTAKKNPDDYTPVNIDGAHAQRVGDVQGQESEPQLPTKIILTGQKTKTLHKEELNMSKTERTIQQNITEQASVMQKRKTEKLKQEQKGQPRTVSPSAIRDGPSSAPATPTKAPYSPTTSKEKKIRITTNDGRQSMVTLKSSTTYFELQESIAREFNIPPYLQCIRYGFPPKELMPPQAGMEKEPVPLQHGDRITIEILKSKAEGGQSTAAHSAHAVKQEEIAVTSKLSSRELQEQADKEMYSLCLLATLMGEDVWSYAKGLPHMFQQGGVFYNIMKKTMGMADGKHCTFPHLPGKTFVYNASEDRLELCVDAAGHFPIGPDVEDLVKEAVSQVRAEATTRSRESSPSHGLLKLGSGGVVKKKSEQLHNVAAFQGKGHSLGTASSNPHLDPRARETPVVRKHSTGKDFSNSSTKTEPSVFTAAPSNSELIRIAPGVVTMRDSRQLDPDLVEAQRKKLQEMVSSIQASMDKHLRDQSTEQSLSDLPQRKVEVVSSAAKSGTLQTGLPESFSLTGDTENLNTETTDSSVADALGAAFATRSKAQKGNSVEEPEEMDSQDAEMTNTAEPMDHS